In the Marinomonas algicola genome, one interval contains:
- a CDS encoding RecQ family ATP-dependent DNA helicase — protein sequence MDVIKSLKKTFGFEQFRPGQEETIQQLLAGHSSLAIFPTGSGKSLCYQFTALQLPNLTLVVSPLLALMKDQLSFLDSHDIAATSLDSSLTPDEYQMRLQRIRQGEVKILMVSVERFKNERFRRFIKSIPISMLVVDEAHCLSEWGHNFRPDYLKLPFYRDELQIPLVLLLTATSTAKVKHDMAEKFNINKEHIVQTGFYRSNLNIDIRSVLEEEKDSVLIDTLARQHGCGIVYVTQQQTTETLANTLRQQGLKAQAYHAGMESDFRQAIQSNFMDSKIDIIVATIAFGMGIDKANIRFVIHYDLPKSIESYSQEIGRAGRDGKPSNCILLANLDGLHTIENFIYSDTPEHHSIEALLDTIKHESENKEWSMQMLKVANACNIRQLPFKTMLVQLELLQIIQPKYSYFSDVKYHFIQDKNAILASFTGERQHFLNALFQHTYFKRVWGDVNFDTLYQDYGADRSRVMTALEYLSEKGLIELSTKGITDVYEVNTEKLHTNQLTSHLEHYFLEKEQSEIKRIETLIKFFELESCLNQSLANYFDDWNAPSNCRHCSACLGKPVKLSYSNTPYIPPKELIEEHLAELTYAISQKSPQANDWITQKLQCRFLLGLTQPLFTKIKARELPGFGSCNTLRYQDVLRLTDF from the coding sequence ATGGACGTAATTAAATCGCTCAAAAAGACATTTGGCTTTGAACAGTTTCGCCCAGGGCAAGAAGAAACTATTCAACAATTATTAGCTGGACACTCTTCGCTGGCCATTTTTCCTACCGGGTCAGGTAAGTCATTATGCTATCAATTTACCGCACTACAATTGCCAAATTTGACATTAGTAGTATCTCCCCTTTTAGCTTTAATGAAGGATCAACTGTCTTTTTTAGATTCTCACGACATTGCGGCCACCAGCCTAGACTCCAGCTTGACACCCGATGAATACCAAATGCGATTACAACGCATAAGACAAGGCGAAGTTAAAATACTCATGGTGTCTGTGGAGCGCTTTAAAAATGAACGTTTTCGGCGGTTTATCAAATCCATTCCAATTTCGATGCTTGTTGTAGACGAAGCGCATTGCTTGTCTGAGTGGGGTCATAACTTTAGGCCTGATTACCTAAAGCTCCCCTTTTATAGAGACGAATTACAAATACCGTTAGTTTTACTGCTTACCGCCACTTCTACCGCTAAAGTCAAACACGACATGGCGGAAAAATTTAACATAAATAAAGAACACATTGTCCAAACCGGTTTTTACCGATCAAACCTTAATATCGATATTAGAAGTGTCTTAGAAGAAGAAAAAGACAGCGTTCTGATTGATACATTAGCTAGGCAACATGGCTGTGGTATTGTTTATGTCACACAACAACAAACAACGGAAACCTTAGCCAATACACTCAGACAACAGGGCCTTAAGGCACAAGCCTATCATGCTGGAATGGAAAGTGACTTCCGCCAAGCCATTCAAAGTAATTTTATGGACAGCAAAATCGATATCATCGTTGCAACAATTGCGTTTGGAATGGGTATAGATAAAGCCAATATACGTTTTGTCATTCACTATGATTTACCAAAATCAATCGAAAGCTATAGCCAAGAAATCGGTCGCGCAGGCCGAGATGGAAAACCCTCAAATTGTATTTTACTAGCCAACCTTGATGGCCTCCATACAATTGAGAATTTCATTTACTCTGATACACCAGAACACCACAGCATAGAAGCCTTGCTCGATACAATAAAACATGAGAGTGAAAATAAAGAATGGTCTATGCAAATGCTGAAAGTGGCGAATGCATGCAATATCAGACAACTTCCCTTTAAAACCATGCTGGTTCAACTAGAGCTTTTGCAAATTATCCAACCTAAATACAGCTATTTTTCCGATGTGAAATATCATTTCATCCAAGATAAAAACGCTATCCTTGCTTCTTTTACAGGAGAAAGGCAACACTTCTTAAACGCCTTATTTCAACACACATATTTTAAGCGAGTATGGGGAGACGTTAATTTTGACACTTTATATCAAGATTACGGTGCAGACCGATCCAGAGTAATGACCGCCTTAGAGTATTTATCTGAAAAAGGTCTTATTGAGTTAAGCACCAAAGGCATAACGGATGTTTATGAAGTAAATACTGAAAAATTGCATACAAATCAACTCACAAGCCATCTTGAACACTATTTCCTTGAAAAAGAGCAAAGTGAAATAAAACGCATTGAAACCTTAATTAAGTTTTTCGAATTAGAAAGTTGCTTAAACCAAAGCCTGGCAAATTATTTTGATGATTGGAACGCTCCGTCAAACTGCCGCCACTGTTCAGCATGCCTAGGAAAACCTGTTAAACTGTCTTATTCAAACACACCCTACATCCCACCAAAAGAGCTAATTGAAGAACACCTTGCTGAGTTAACCTACGCTATTAGTCAAAAATCTCCGCAAGCAAATGACTGGATAACACAAAAATTACAGTGCCGCTTTTTACTAGGATTAACCCAACCTCTGTTTACCAAAATTAAAGCCAGAGAATTGCCTGGGTTTGGATCATGTAATACTTTACGCTATCAAGATGTACTTAGATTAACTGACTTTTAA
- a CDS encoding CreA family protein, which produces MRKLAIMVTLTTLVTACDNSEVGDVSLGLLTTKDIKLNTLVDPIVTGVTCHVASIEANLDFSDPSDSSIACRQTGEITPEMITSIDDSKSGEIIFTKSKSIFFKNMKIRRIYDKESQTLMYVSYSTKETSGSFKHSLSTVPLWGTEAFNASTSP; this is translated from the coding sequence ATGCGTAAATTAGCCATAATGGTAACCTTAACAACCTTAGTAACGGCTTGTGATAACAGCGAAGTTGGCGATGTAAGCCTTGGCTTGTTAACCACCAAGGATATAAAACTCAATACATTAGTTGACCCGATAGTAACTGGCGTAACCTGTCATGTTGCAAGCATTGAAGCCAATTTAGACTTCTCGGATCCGAGTGATTCATCTATTGCCTGTCGTCAAACAGGAGAAATCACACCAGAAATGATAACCAGTATCGATGATTCAAAATCAGGTGAAATTATATTTACAAAATCGAAAAGTATATTTTTCAAAAATATGAAAATACGCCGAATTTATGATAAAGAATCGCAGACTCTTATGTACGTTTCATATTCTACAAAAGAGACATCTGGCAGCTTTAAACACAGCCTTTCTACTGTGCCATTGTGGGGAACAGAGGCATTTAACGCCTCAACATCACCATAG
- a CDS encoding ion transporter, whose translation MMLSQLQKRFQRIDQSKLFQSFVIAVIIISALTVGAHTYALHPSVELALDWMDSFITLFFLIELIIRYFASKGIKHFFSKGWNIFDTIIVLGSLYPAAGSTMLIARLLRIFRVLRLVSMIPELRLLVNSLLKAIPQMGYIALLMFVIFYIYAAIGSMLFAHINPVLWGDVSISMLTLFRIATFEDWTDIMYETMVIYKISWAYYLSFIFLTAFVFLNMMVGTILEIMTQEHQNARDKEAGDDALPATQGQVKALEQQIAHLSKLLEQKDQ comes from the coding sequence ATGATGTTGTCGCAGTTACAGAAGCGGTTCCAACGTATCGACCAAAGTAAACTTTTTCAATCTTTTGTTATCGCCGTCATTATTATTTCAGCGTTAACCGTTGGAGCCCATACTTACGCATTACACCCTTCGGTTGAGCTGGCACTTGACTGGATGGACTCCTTTATTACTCTTTTCTTTTTGATTGAGTTAATCATTCGATACTTTGCAAGCAAAGGCATCAAACATTTTTTCTCCAAAGGATGGAATATATTTGACACCATCATAGTACTTGGCAGTCTATACCCTGCAGCAGGTTCGACAATGCTTATTGCCCGATTATTACGGATATTCAGAGTATTGCGACTGGTATCAATGATCCCAGAGTTGAGATTATTGGTAAACTCCTTACTTAAAGCCATCCCCCAAATGGGCTATATTGCCTTATTAATGTTCGTCATTTTTTATATATACGCCGCCATTGGCAGCATGCTTTTTGCCCATATAAACCCCGTTTTATGGGGCGATGTCTCCATATCCATGCTAACGCTCTTCAGAATTGCAACCTTTGAAGATTGGACCGATATCATGTATGAAACAATGGTCATTTATAAAATAAGCTGGGCGTATTACTTGTCCTTTATTTTCTTAACAGCCTTTGTCTTTTTAAATATGATGGTTGGTACTATTTTAGAGATCATGACACAAGAACACCAAAATGCTCGCGACAAAGAAGCGGGGGACGATGCACTACCCGCCACACAAGGTCAGGTAAAAGCTCTTGAGCAGCAAATTGCCCACCTTAGCAAGCTACTTGAACAAAAGGATCAATAA
- a CDS encoding GIY-YIG nuclease family protein yields MVVFKITNNETNKHYIGTSFNSGFQRFEQYVEASNEGLDFPLYDEIREFGADAFSVEELYETDDKEELYELEQDYVSIYNGISLRGYKIGQSAAKPALANFGKKAMFDSNGVSTTAPVKKTTRKTTAKKTVALPKKEEPKPTSTSFFGELIGEDRLDGPAQKNSEKKTSTPTIARPKSKAAIQKLLREAEKQSKKEREERLKSAQQAQADEMAQIMAKIDLTSKASTSAFRRRKG; encoded by the coding sequence TTGGTCGTTTTTAAAATCACTAATAACGAAACAAACAAACACTATATCGGCACATCTTTTAATAGTGGATTCCAACGCTTTGAGCAATATGTCGAAGCATCAAACGAAGGGTTAGACTTTCCTTTGTACGATGAAATCCGTGAATTTGGGGCTGATGCATTTTCCGTTGAAGAACTGTATGAAACGGACGATAAAGAAGAACTATATGAGCTAGAACAAGATTATGTATCTATCTATAATGGCATAAGCTTACGAGGCTATAAAATAGGTCAATCTGCTGCAAAACCAGCATTAGCCAATTTTGGCAAAAAAGCCATGTTTGACTCAAATGGGGTTTCCACAACGGCACCGGTCAAGAAAACCACGCGTAAAACAACAGCAAAAAAAACCGTTGCACTACCAAAAAAAGAAGAACCTAAACCAACTTCAACCTCTTTTTTTGGTGAATTAATTGGTGAAGATCGTCTAGATGGTCCGGCTCAAAAAAACAGCGAAAAGAAAACATCAACACCAACCATCGCTAGACCTAAGAGTAAGGCGGCTATTCAAAAACTGCTTAGAGAAGCGGAAAAACAATCAAAGAAAGAGCGCGAAGAACGTTTAAAATCTGCACAGCAAGCACAAGCTGATGAGATGGCTCAGATCATGGCGAAAATCGATCTAACCTCGAAAGCCTCCACATCTGCGTTCCGTCGCCGCAAAGGGTAA
- a CDS encoding O-methyltransferase, which yields MTHNALDNYCIDTTQSEPELLLELVDSTYSDMGYPNKLSGKIIGRTLKLLAKMTQPQRALEIGMFTGYSALSIAEGMPDNGELICCETNPKAIDFAQSFFDRSAYGHKITPIFGQALETIKTIPAGLDFVFIDADKRNYLNYYEAVVPLVRSGGLIVIDNSLWQGRVLNPNENSDEAVNSLNQRIFQDNRVENVHLNIRDGLNLVIKH from the coding sequence ATGACCCATAACGCGCTTGATAATTACTGTATTGATACCACTCAATCAGAACCGGAACTGTTACTAGAATTAGTTGACAGTACCTATTCCGATATGGGGTATCCAAATAAGCTATCGGGCAAGATTATTGGTAGAACGCTAAAGTTGCTTGCAAAAATGACTCAACCACAACGTGCTTTAGAAATTGGTATGTTTACTGGCTATTCAGCCCTTTCCATCGCGGAAGGTATGCCAGACAATGGTGAGTTAATTTGCTGTGAAACCAACCCAAAAGCAATTGATTTTGCTCAATCATTTTTTGACCGTAGTGCATACGGACACAAAATCACACCTATTTTTGGTCAAGCGTTAGAAACAATAAAAACCATACCAGCCGGCTTGGATTTTGTTTTCATTGATGCAGATAAGCGTAATTATCTAAATTATTATGAAGCTGTTGTTCCTTTAGTCAGATCAGGAGGCTTAATTGTCATAGATAACTCTTTATGGCAAGGACGAGTTCTCAATCCAAATGAAAACAGTGATGAAGCTGTTAATTCATTAAATCAACGCATATTTCAAGACAATCGCGTTGAAAATGTCCATCTAAATATTCGTGATGGTCTAAACTTAGTTATCAAACACTAA
- the thrS gene encoding threonine--tRNA ligase: MPEITLPDGSKRSFPNSVTVMQVAQDIGPGLAKATVAGRVNGSLVDACELIENDSELSLVTGKDEDGLEIIRHSFAHLVGHAIKQLFPTAKMAIGPTIDNGFYYDVAYERPFTNEDMAAIEKRMQELVKKDYDVVKVMTPIQEARAQFVARDEDYKVALIDGMDESVTHVGLYNHEEYMDMCRGPHVPNTKVLRHFKLMKLAGAYWRGDSNNEMLQRIYGTAWNDKKELKAYLTRLEEAEKRDHRKLGKKLDLFHVQEEAPGMVFWHPKGWTLYQEIEQYLRVKQRENSYHEIKTPQIVDRVLWEKSGHWGKFNSGMFTTHSENRDYAIKPMNCPCHIQVFNQGLKSYRDLPLRFAEFGSCHRNEPSGSLHGIMRVRNFVQDDGHIFVMEDQLQEEVSEFIRLLHEVYQDFGFTDIIYRLSTRPEQRVGSDEVWDKSEKALADALDAADLDWQELPGEGAFYGPKIEFSLKDAIGRVWQCGTIQADFSMPGRLSAQFVSEDGSRQTPVMLHRAIVGSLERFIGILIEETEGSFPTWLAPEQVVIMNITDRQADFCEDLAKRFNSNGFRAKLDLRNEKIGFKIREHTIQRVPYLIVVGDKEVEQHQVAVRTRTGEDLGVMSVTDFEELLRKEVARRSRKQELEISL; the protein is encoded by the coding sequence ATGCCTGAGATTACTTTGCCTGACGGCAGCAAACGTTCGTTTCCAAATTCTGTGACTGTTATGCAGGTTGCGCAAGATATAGGTCCTGGTTTAGCAAAAGCAACCGTTGCTGGACGAGTGAATGGTTCTTTAGTTGATGCCTGTGAACTGATTGAAAATGACTCAGAATTGAGTTTGGTCACTGGTAAAGATGAGGATGGTCTAGAAATCATTCGTCACTCTTTTGCTCATTTAGTGGGGCACGCTATTAAACAGTTATTTCCGACTGCAAAAATGGCTATAGGCCCGACGATCGACAACGGCTTCTATTACGATGTTGCTTACGAGCGTCCTTTCACAAATGAGGACATGGCGGCGATTGAGAAGCGCATGCAAGAGCTGGTTAAAAAGGATTATGACGTCGTCAAGGTTATGACGCCTATCCAAGAAGCACGAGCTCAATTTGTCGCGCGTGATGAAGATTATAAAGTAGCGTTAATTGATGGGATGGATGAGTCTGTCACCCATGTGGGGCTGTATAATCACGAAGAATACATGGATATGTGTCGTGGTCCTCATGTGCCAAATACGAAAGTGTTGCGCCATTTTAAATTGATGAAGCTGGCTGGCGCTTACTGGCGCGGTGATTCTAATAACGAAATGTTACAGCGTATTTATGGTACGGCTTGGAATGATAAAAAAGAGCTGAAAGCGTATCTGACTCGTTTGGAAGAGGCGGAGAAAAGGGATCATCGAAAACTAGGTAAGAAACTTGATCTGTTCCACGTTCAAGAAGAAGCGCCTGGGATGGTGTTTTGGCATCCGAAAGGTTGGACTCTGTATCAGGAGATAGAGCAATACCTTAGAGTGAAGCAAAGAGAGAATTCATATCACGAAATTAAAACACCTCAAATTGTGGATCGCGTTTTATGGGAAAAATCAGGTCATTGGGGTAAGTTTAATAGTGGTATGTTCACGACTCACTCAGAAAATCGTGATTATGCTATTAAGCCGATGAATTGCCCTTGCCATATACAAGTGTTTAATCAGGGGCTAAAAAGCTATCGTGATTTACCTCTAAGGTTTGCTGAGTTTGGCTCTTGTCACCGTAATGAACCATCAGGATCTTTGCATGGTATAATGCGAGTGCGTAATTTTGTCCAAGATGATGGTCATATTTTTGTAATGGAAGACCAATTGCAAGAAGAGGTGTCTGAATTCATTCGCTTGTTACATGAGGTTTATCAAGACTTTGGTTTTACCGATATTATTTATCGTTTATCTACTCGCCCAGAGCAAAGAGTGGGTTCTGATGAAGTATGGGATAAATCTGAAAAAGCCTTAGCTGATGCATTGGATGCCGCTGATTTGGATTGGCAGGAATTGCCTGGTGAAGGCGCTTTCTATGGTCCAAAAATTGAATTCTCTTTAAAGGATGCTATTGGTCGCGTCTGGCAATGTGGTACTATACAGGCTGATTTCTCAATGCCAGGCAGATTAAGTGCTCAATTTGTATCGGAAGATGGCTCTAGGCAGACGCCTGTGATGCTGCACCGAGCAATTGTTGGTTCTTTAGAGCGTTTTATTGGTATTTTGATAGAAGAGACAGAAGGGAGTTTCCCAACTTGGTTGGCTCCTGAACAAGTTGTAATTATGAATATTACCGATCGACAAGCGGATTTTTGCGAAGATTTAGCAAAAAGATTCAATTCTAATGGCTTTAGAGCAAAACTAGACTTGAGAAACGAAAAGATCGGGTTTAAAATTCGTGAGCATACAATACAACGTGTGCCTTACCTTATCGTGGTAGGGGATAAAGAAGTTGAGCAACATCAAGTTGCTGTAAGAACCCGTACCGGCGAAGACCTCGGCGTCATGAGTGTTACTGATTTTGAGGAATTGCTTCGAAAAGAAGTCGCTCGCCGTAGTCGTAAACAAGAATTGGAGATTTCACTATAA
- the infC gene encoding translation initiation factor IF-3, translated as MNRGRQSSKQRPLINENIQATEVRLIAENGDQVGVVSIEEALKAAEEAKLDLVQIADSDPIVCKIMDYGKHIFEQKKAKAAQKKNAKQIQVKEMKFRPGTEEGDYQVKLRNLIRFLEGGDKAKVSLRYRGREMAHQELGMQLMNRVALDLEEYGAVEQAAKMEGRQLTMVLGPKKKK; from the coding sequence ATGAACCGCGGACGTCAATCAAGTAAGCAACGTCCGCTAATCAACGAAAACATACAAGCCACCGAAGTACGTTTAATAGCGGAAAATGGTGATCAAGTCGGTGTTGTTTCGATTGAAGAAGCACTAAAGGCAGCAGAAGAAGCTAAGTTAGATTTAGTGCAAATTGCAGATTCTGATCCTATTGTTTGTAAAATAATGGATTATGGTAAGCATATTTTCGAGCAGAAGAAAGCTAAGGCCGCTCAAAAGAAAAATGCGAAACAAATTCAAGTAAAAGAAATGAAATTCCGTCCAGGGACGGAGGAAGGGGATTATCAGGTAAAACTCCGCAACCTGATACGTTTCCTTGAAGGTGGGGATAAGGCTAAAGTATCTTTGAGATACCGCGGTCGTGAAATGGCACATCAGGAGCTTGGTATGCAACTTATGAATCGAGTCGCTTTAGACTTAGAGGAGTATGGTGCAGTAGAGCAAGCTGCGAAAATGGAAGGTCGTCAATTGACTATGGTGCTAGGCCCCAAAAAGAAGAAGTAA
- the rpmI gene encoding 50S ribosomal protein L35 produces MNKIKSHSGAAKRFKRTANGFKHKQSHTSHILTKKSTKRKRQLRALHQVAQSDKALIVRMLPYI; encoded by the coding sequence ATGAACAAAATTAAGTCACACAGTGGCGCAGCTAAGCGTTTTAAGCGTACTGCGAATGGTTTTAAGCATAAACAGTCTCATACTAGTCATATTTTGACTAAAAAATCGACTAAGCGTAAGCGTCAACTTCGTGCTTTGCACCAGGTTGCACAGAGCGACAAAGCGTTAATTGTTCGCATGTTGCCTTACATTTAA
- the rplT gene encoding 50S ribosomal protein L20: MPRVKRGVQARRRHKKILKQAKGYYGARSRVFRVAKQAVIKAGQYAYRDRRQRKRQFRALWIARINAAARINGLSYSRFIAGLKKAAIEVDRKVLADLAVYEKEVFAAIVEKAKASLA; the protein is encoded by the coding sequence ATGCCTCGCGTAAAACGTGGTGTTCAGGCTCGTCGCCGACACAAAAAGATTCTAAAGCAAGCTAAAGGTTATTACGGTGCTCGTAGCCGTGTGTTTCGTGTAGCGAAACAAGCGGTTATCAAAGCGGGTCAATATGCATACCGTGACCGTCGTCAGCGTAAACGTCAATTCCGCGCATTGTGGATTGCCCGTATCAACGCAGCGGCACGTATCAATGGTTTGTCTTACAGCCGTTTCATTGCTGGTTTGAAAAAAGCAGCAATTGAAGTTGACCGTAAAGTATTGGCTGACCTAGCTGTGTACGAGAAAGAAGTTTTTGCTGCAATCGTTGAAAAAGCGAAAGCAAGCTTGGCTTAA
- the pheS gene encoding phenylalanine--tRNA ligase subunit alpha — protein sequence MENLKQILSDALDAVSSSESESSLDEIRVKYLGKKGELTAVLKQLGNVSAEERPKIGQLVNEAKAQVQLEITNKKNALAAIALNAKLANEAIDVTLSGRGQEVGGLHPVTRTQERIEGFFKGIGFDVVGGPEIEDDYHNFEALNIPAHHPARAMQDTFYFNANTVLRTHTSPVQVRTMETSQPPIRIVCPGRVYRCDSDQTHTPMFHQVEGLLIDENISFADLKGTLQQFLNVFFEEDVKTRFRPSYFPFTEPSIEVDIWRINSKGEGSWLEVLGCGMVHPKVLEMSGIDSEKYTGFAFGMGVERFAMLRYRVDDLRMFFENDLRFLKQFN from the coding sequence ATGGAAAACCTGAAGCAAATTCTCTCGGATGCGCTAGACGCTGTGTCTTCTTCCGAAAGTGAATCTTCCTTAGATGAGATTCGAGTTAAATATCTTGGTAAGAAAGGCGAGTTGACGGCTGTTTTAAAGCAGCTTGGTAATGTATCGGCTGAAGAGCGCCCTAAAATTGGTCAGCTTGTCAACGAAGCAAAAGCCCAAGTTCAATTAGAAATAACGAACAAAAAAAACGCATTAGCAGCGATTGCGTTAAACGCCAAGCTTGCCAATGAAGCCATCGACGTTACTTTGTCTGGTCGCGGTCAAGAAGTGGGCGGTTTGCACCCTGTAACACGAACCCAAGAACGGATTGAGGGTTTCTTTAAAGGTATTGGATTTGATGTTGTTGGTGGTCCAGAAATAGAAGATGATTATCACAATTTTGAAGCGCTAAATATTCCAGCGCACCATCCTGCTCGCGCTATGCAGGATACATTTTATTTTAACGCAAATACTGTTTTGCGTACTCACACGTCTCCTGTTCAAGTTCGAACAATGGAAACATCTCAACCGCCAATCAGGATCGTTTGTCCTGGTAGAGTGTATCGTTGCGATTCAGATCAAACTCACACGCCAATGTTCCATCAAGTTGAAGGGTTGCTAATTGATGAGAATATTTCTTTTGCCGATTTAAAGGGTACATTACAGCAGTTTTTGAATGTGTTCTTTGAAGAAGATGTGAAAACTCGATTCCGCCCGAGTTACTTTCCGTTTACAGAGCCTTCTATAGAGGTCGATATCTGGCGTATTAATAGTAAGGGTGAAGGCTCTTGGTTAGAGGTTTTGGGTTGCGGTATGGTGCATCCTAAAGTGCTGGAAATGTCTGGTATTGATTCTGAAAAATACACTGGCTTTGCTTTCGGTATGGGTGTTGAGCGTTTTGCTATGCTGCGCTATCGCGTAGACGACCTGCGTATGTTCTTTGAGAATGACTTGCGATTCCTTAAACAATTTAATTAA